Below is a genomic region from Bacillus mycoides.
TGGAAACGCTCTATATCATATACATCCTTAGAATACGTTAAACCCGCTTGAGCTATAGATTGTATTTGTTTTACCCAATCAATCCACTTGACCGTCATGTTTCCACATCTCCATTCTTTATTAAGTAAATATTACGTCAATTAAATCGATACATCTTTATTATACAAAAAAAGAGATTGATAATGTTCCAATCTCTTTCAAAATTAATCCAATTCATGTAAGTGGTCTTGTATATACTTCCTTCTTTTATTTATATATTCATCAATCATATCAGCTTCTTGATCAAATGTTTCTAATTTTCCTTTCATATATAGATCTTGTAGTAAATATGGACGAATCGATTCACACAAACCTTCTACTTTCGGCATCATAAACGAAACGGTAAATTGTTCTTCTAATATTTCTTCCAAAATACTTCGGTATTGTTTTCTAAATACAGGTATATCTAACAATCTTGCACTTAACGTATTATAGCCTTGAATACGAATATATTCATGATTAAGTGGTCTCCCTTGTACATCTCGCCCCCAAGTCGCATCATAATCCCACGGTATCACTTCAAATAAATTTGTCTCATCGTTATGATATAGTGCATAGTTATGAACGAAGCCATCAAAGTTTTGCGTAAAAATAACTCCAGCTAACCATCGTAAATATTTATCTACATGTAGAAACTTCCCGATTTCTTTTTCATAATCTTCCCTCGACAAAGTATTCGCTTGAAATACAAATTCACTCAGTTGTTCTTCACTATTTTTATTCGAATATTTAAATTCATAACCCGCAAAGAGCTCTGTCTTAACATCTTTATCTCGCTCACTCATTAACGAAAAATTCGCATCATCATCTATCGCATAATAAATAGAACCACTCGGTAGCCCTCTATTTTTCAAAAAGTTTTCATCAACTGATTCTAACTGTAAATACACACCTTGAATTTGACCATTAATTTTTATAAATACATGTTGTGATTTTGGCGAAAGTACACCAATATCATGAAAAAAATCTAAAGATAATTTATTTCGTATGAGAGACGGATCCATAAACTCAGAATTCAAATGAAACTCTTTCGCGCCTTGAAATTTTTTCGGTTTATAAAACATAA
It encodes:
- the cotH gene encoding spore coat protein CotH yields the protein MLPSYDFFVHPMYLVELKKDIWSDSPVPAKLTYGKKKYDIDIVYRGAHIREFEKKSYHVMFYKPKKFQGAKEFHLNSEFMDPSLIRNKLSLDFFHDIGVLSPKSQHVFIKINGQIQGVYLQLESVDENFLKNRGLPSGSIYYAIDDDANFSLMSERDKDVKTELFAGYEFKYSNKNSEEQLSEFVFQANTLSREDYEKEIGKFLHVDKYLRWLAGVIFTQNFDGFVHNYALYHNDETNLFEVIPWDYDATWGRDVQGRPLNHEYIRIQGYNTLSARLLDIPVFRKQYRSILEEILEEQFTVSFMMPKVEGLCESIRPYLLQDLYMKGKLETFDQEADMIDEYINKRRKYIQDHLHELD